The Magallana gigas chromosome 6, xbMagGiga1.1, whole genome shotgun sequence genome includes the window TGCAGCCAGCCTACTCCTTCGGGAGGCTGGAAGGACGAGGTAAGGCTTTTGTCATCAAAACGTTTTCACAAGAGCATTCCGTCTTGAAATGGGAACATTTTATACTGAAGAATAATAACTATAAAGAGCTCCTATTGAATCGGTATTAATTTGACTTCCTTATTACAGTCCACTTCAAGGACTGGAGTCCTGGCCCTGCCTACTATATTGATCCTAGGATCACCCGTACTGGGATGGATGGTACCCCTGAGTACTCTTTGCTGGCCAGACAGAAGGATCTcagtaaggtttttttttatacacgaAACCGcacaaaattataaagtataaTTGTTGTTGTTGACTGAAAATCAAAGACATTTATATATCTGTTCACAATGTTGTTCTATTTGTTCATAGACACCTTCAAAGTCCCCTCCCCCGGACTTTACTCTCCAGAGAAAGTCCACCCCCAGGGGGAGCGCCATGCCCCTCAGTACTCCATCAGTGCCAGAACCAAGATGAGGCGCATTGACCCGAACCCGGCCCCCAACCAGTACACGCTGCCTCCTATCATAGGGAGCAAGCAGCCCAACAAGCCGGCCGCCCCCGCCTACGTCATGACCAATCGTACTGAGGTACTCTACTCAGACCAAAAATGTCTTATTTATATGATGtacaattgttttttattatattataactatataattttttataactcaaattacatttttaaatatcttatacATGTCCTATTTGAAGGAAATTTACGAAAtcttacagttacatgtatgtctaaattttatggaaattacggtattttttaggggggggggggttgttgttgtttaGTTACACCTCTTACAAAGTCTATTCAACTTTGTGAAGCTCTCTTTGCTGCAGTACTTtgaaattagaaattaaaacCCTGGATCCAAAACTCTTTTTAATGGTTCTATTTGAGCTTAAAAGTGTatgtgtttggggggggggggggggggttactgaAATGTATATGAAAGTTGATAATGCATTGTGAATTAATTTCAGTTCATTGAATAAGCAGGATGTAGCATCAGTTTTATAATTTGTATACTTTATTTACAACCATTTGAATTATGCAGGAGAAAAGGTAAGTGTACACACACATTTTGCATGCGTTTATGGCTTTCATTTGTGCATGGCATTTACATGTAAGTTTCTCAAACTtatcaagcatttttttttttaaaaattagatcaAAAGCGCATgagtatcttttttattttcagacttATTATGTATTATAGCATAAACTGTTACAGGCTATTGTACTATGTACTAGCTAGATTTCTCTTTGGTATTAACACTAATCACATTACACATGCATATGTTGATAAACGCACACGTATTCAACCTCTAAATTTTGCTTTGCATTCACCTCTAATACAAGTTACTGAAATACGGTCTGTTAAAAATtggataaatattttataaagagctAATCATTTCCTTCATTGCGTCGATAATTTTATGAATTGAGTTTTTCCTTTTATAAGAACAGAAGTTGCTTGTTGCTTGTTACTTATATTTACCGAGTTTATAAAACAAAGCTCCTATTGATTTTTAGATTGGTAGTTACTTGGAGGATCTGTGTAAAACTCCAGGCCCTGGCAAGTACAATGCTACCCACCCCAATGTGAACAAGAACATGGCGCCCCTGTACTCCATCAGGAGCAGAAGCTATGCCCCTGGAGACACCACCAAAAAGCCTGGCCCCGGCGCTCACAGCCCAGAGAAGGTGGTCATCAGTCGCGTCCAGCCCCCAAAGTACTCCCTGGGGATCCGGCACTCGGAGTTCACCTGCCCACTCATTGCCGAGGGATAGATCCACCCTTCTGTGGTGGCTTGCCTGCTAACTTGGAAAACGACCATGGATGTTtctttttatgttaaatatattttttatgcaagattgatattttgtatatgttttAATATAACTTTTGTAGAAGTTTAACTgagaatgttttattaaaaattgtaaagttaATACATCGCACATCATAATTGATGTTGTCCATGGaaggattttatatttgaataaacatgCATAGTTTTGACACCTGTTGATTTTCCCTTCAAAAAATGACAGCTCTTTGGTATATGTCTTAAACCAAGATAAAAAGAGCACCTGTAACAATGTACAATGCATGTGACTTTGTAAAAAGTACAATAGTGATCAGTTTACCAAGTATGATCATCCCTATCTGCAAGGTGAAGACAAACCACTAGTAAATCTACTATGACCAAGACTTTGTTAACCGGTTAACCTGGGCATCTTTGACAGAAAACATCCAACCTATATTGgacttttaaaaacttctgaACTATTAATTAAGTTGAAACCATTAATCACATGTAGATCATTTCTGTTGGCAAAATGACGGCCCATGTAATGTGAAAGATGATTAACCTGCCTATTTAGGATATGCTACCCCAGAATTTCCATTCTATGTTGTGACTTTGTCCTTAAACACAACTACTGTAATGTATCCATTTAAAGACAAGCATATAATTAAGAATACATACGAATTTATCATTACAGATTCCATCAAGCATTTATAATGAGTACAGACAATGTAAAGACAGATGATGAGATTTTATGTGCAATATTTTTACTGAAATGACCatacaaatgtacaaaaataaattcctctATTGGATGGAATGTTCTATAACACATATGTACAAATACATGTGGATGATAGTTCATTTTGAAGACATCCTATAGTGTGCTTCTTCAAATTGTTCTGGTACATTAAACATATTTCGGATAAGGCATCAGCAGGAAGTCACTGCAGAAtgcattttttaacataatattatttttcctATAGTCCTCAAGCatggaaaaaaatacattttgataGTACCCGGTATACAGTGATAGAGATGTTCAGAATCTGGTTCTATACATGCATGTTctaacatttacattttcttctgCATTCATTTTACTAAGTTTTACATGTTCATCCATAATGTTTATAACTTTCCATGTATATCACACAGCTGATATATAGTATACAATTCAAAAGCAAATAAAGTTTAAAGTCAATTAACTACTACAGGCATTTAATCAcggaataaaaacaaaaatgaatgagAGTTGCTGtagatattatttataaacatcTAAATATTATTAAACTTAATATAAACAAACAGTCTAGAAGTTTTCGAAGTGATGATTGAAAGTGGCGCCCTCCTGCTTGTTGAGGTTGGTACAAGCTCCATCCAGGTTGTTGGTCATGTTAGGTGGGCCGCAGCTAAAAACTCCAAAGGTACGCACCTGTtcggaaaaaaaaacaacccagatTTTAGAATGAATCAAGGGAGTGaaagaattaaatgaaatgaaggAGTGAGAAACATGtgaataatgcatttttttaaagtatagcattcaaataataaattaaaggCAAAACATAAGTTGCATACATTAGGATGTTCACTTCTGACTGATTTCAAGAAATCCTGGAAGTTGGGTCGACCAAAATGGGTAACAGCACTTAGACCAGTGAATAAACTTTTCCCTGCCACTTTCTGGAAATGTCTCTCACAAATGTACTAGAAACAGATAAAAGCATGATTTTATGAACAAAATCATTCCATTAAATATACTCATGACAGTCAcaaacaagtttaaaacaagagaaaaaatactggcttattaaaattgtgaaatttgaaaaaaaaaaaaaaaaaaatgaatattcttACCAACATGGTGGTTCGTAAATCAAATTTCTCCTTGAATTGAGTGACAAATATATGAGTATCCATGAACTGATTGCTGTCCACATTCTCCACCTCGCGGATGATATCCGTCATCCACTCAAACTGCTTCTGAGTACGCGTCACCCACAAAAAGTACACCTAAACATGCATGGAGAAGTTGatcaacattttgtttaatgttattgtaatataatatgaACTATTAAACACTACATCTACCAGAAtataattacaaacaaaatagcATATACTAGTACAATGTgaattgttgatttttattttaataataactcAAACTTTAGCATATAGCAGAGAACAGAGGACAAGGGAGATAAGCTTAATTGGCATGTATTAACAATATCTTTTCTTAATATACTTTTCCAAAAACTTAAGATAACTATATCTACGATGTCATTTTACgcaaataagataaaaaacaatagaatttcCACATACCTTTTTGCATGGGAATCTGAGGTCGGCAATCTTGGATTTGTGGACGATGTCTTTTAAGATGGAAGCAAATGGAGTGACCCCAATACCTCCGCCCACCAATATGGCCACTTCATACCTGTACCAATCCTGGTGCCCCTCTCCATAGGGTCCATCA containing:
- the LOC105325297 gene encoding ciliary microtubule associated protein 1A isoform X2 — its product is MPQEVLKKPQIMIAARERGPGPGRYRLPSTVGCEAHDCTRQVQPAYSFGRLEGRVHFKDWSPGPAYYIDPRITRTGMDGTPEYSLLARQKDLNTFKVPSPGLYSPEKVHPQGERHAPQYSISARTKMRRIDPNPAPNQYTLPPIIGSKQPNKPAAPAYVMTNRTEIGSYLEDLCKTPGPGKYNATHPNVNKNMAPLYSIRSRSYAPGDTTKKPGPGAHSPEKVVISRVQPPKYSLGIRHSEFTCPLIAEG
- the LOC105325297 gene encoding ciliary microtubule associated protein 1A isoform X1, which gives rise to MPQDVPKKPLIMIAARERGPGPGRYRLPSTVGCEAHDCTRQVQPAYSFGRLEGRVHFKDWSPGPAYYIDPRITRTGMDGTPEYSLLARQKDLNTFKVPSPGLYSPEKVHPQGERHAPQYSISARTKMRRIDPNPAPNQYTLPPIIGSKQPNKPAAPAYVMTNRTEIGSYLEDLCKTPGPGKYNATHPNVNKNMAPLYSIRSRSYAPGDTTKKPGPGAHSPEKVVISRVQPPKYSLGIRHSEFTCPLIAEG